In Devosia beringensis, a single window of DNA contains:
- the ntrC gene encoding nitrogen regulation protein NR(I), with product MSHVVLLADDDAAIRMVLNQALTRAGYEVRPTGNISTMWNWVSRGEGDILITDVAMPDGNAFEVMPKIKKLRPELPMIVMSAQNTFMTAIRASEVGAYEYLPKPFDITEVLSVVARALADAKKPTNADRQAEEPGETMPLVGRSTAMQDIYRALARLMQTDLTVMITGESGTGKELVARALHDFGKRRNGPFVAINMAAIPRDLIEAELFGHEKGAFTGANTRSSGRFEQAEGGTLFLDEIGDMPMDAQTRLLRVLQEGEYTMVGGRSSIKTNVRIVAATHRDLSQMIRQGLFREDLYYRLNVVPIRLPPLRERIDDVGDLAQHFLKVAQREGEAIKSISPEAIKLMQAYSWPGNVRELENLVRRLSALYADESISAEIVQNELNIVERPSSTGSTGPVDVSMAVETHVGQVLREYEPNLPPPGLYQRVIDKVEAPLIAMALNACGGNQIKAADLLGLNRNTLRKKIRTHSIEIVKHSRRS from the coding sequence ATGAGCCATGTTGTCCTGCTCGCCGATGATGATGCGGCTATCCGCATGGTGCTCAACCAGGCCCTGACCCGCGCCGGCTATGAGGTGCGCCCCACCGGCAATATCTCCACCATGTGGAATTGGGTCAGCCGGGGCGAGGGCGATATCCTGATCACCGACGTGGCCATGCCCGACGGCAATGCCTTCGAGGTCATGCCCAAGATCAAGAAGCTCCGTCCCGAGCTGCCCATGATCGTGATGTCAGCGCAGAATACCTTCATGACCGCCATCCGCGCGTCTGAAGTGGGCGCCTATGAATACCTGCCCAAGCCCTTCGACATTACCGAGGTGCTCTCGGTGGTGGCGCGCGCCCTGGCCGACGCCAAAAAGCCCACTAATGCCGACCGCCAGGCCGAGGAGCCCGGCGAGACCATGCCGCTGGTCGGCCGCTCGACCGCCATGCAGGACATCTACCGGGCTTTGGCGCGGCTGATGCAGACCGACCTCACGGTGATGATCACCGGCGAGAGCGGCACCGGCAAGGAACTGGTGGCCCGGGCCCTGCATGACTTCGGCAAGCGCCGCAACGGGCCTTTCGTCGCCATTAACATGGCCGCCATCCCGCGCGACCTGATCGAGGCCGAACTGTTCGGGCATGAAAAAGGGGCCTTTACCGGCGCCAATACCCGCTCGTCCGGCCGCTTCGAGCAGGCCGAGGGTGGCACGCTGTTTCTCGACGAGATCGGCGACATGCCGATGGATGCCCAGACCCGCCTGCTGCGCGTGCTGCAGGAGGGCGAATATACCATGGTCGGCGGTCGATCCTCTATCAAGACCAATGTGCGCATCGTCGCCGCTACCCATCGCGATCTCAGCCAGATGATCCGCCAGGGCCTGTTCCGCGAGGATCTCTACTATCGCCTCAACGTGGTGCCGATCCGGCTGCCGCCACTGCGCGAGCGCATCGACGATGTCGGCGACCTTGCGCAGCATTTCCTCAAGGTGGCGCAGCGCGAAGGCGAGGCGATCAAGTCGATCTCGCCCGAAGCCATCAAGCTGATGCAGGCCTATTCCTGGCCGGGCAATGTGCGTGAGCTGGAAAACCTGGTGCGGCGCCTGTCAGCGCTCTATGCCGATGAGAGCATCTCGGCCGAGATCGTGCAGAACGAGCTCAACATTGTCGAGCGGCCGTCCTCGACCGGCTCCACCGGGCCGGTGGACGTGTCCATGGCGGTTGAAACCCATGTCGGGCAGGTATTGCGCGAATATGAGCCCAACCTGCCGCCACCGGGCCTCTACCAGCGGGTGATCGACAAGGTCGAAGCGCCCCTGATCGCCATGGCGCTCAATGCCTGTGGCGGCAACCAGATCAAGGCGGCAGACCTGCTCGGCCTCAACCGCAATACCCTGCGCAAGAAGATCCGCACGCACAGCATCGAGATCGTCAAGCACAGCCGGCGCAGCTGA
- a CDS encoding bifunctional 2-C-methyl-D-erythritol 4-phosphate cytidylyltransferase/2-C-methyl-D-erythritol 2,4-cyclodiphosphate synthase: MNEKSIAVIIVAAGKGERANPDTTADPKQYRPIGGVPVLSRTIGAFLSHPQVTSVLTVIHADHAERFAALGLSDARLLPPVTGGSDRQASVLAGLQALAPQRPDLVLIQDAARPFASPEVIDNVIAALEQHDGALPVAAVTDTIKRSLDGQRVATTEDRSQLFAAQTPQGFRFGQVFSAHMRASTIRRQFTDDAEIAEWAGLRVAMVGGHRDNIKITHPEDFARAERLLAGDVTMETRIGTGFDVHSFEPGDHVWLGGVRIPYKFKLNGHSDSDVALHALTDALYGAIGAGDIGVHFPPSDMQWKGAASPLFLKHAGDLVAQAGGRIVNLDVTIVCEGPKIAPHVPAMRGIIAQTLGIAPARIAVKATTSEKLGFTGREEGIVAMASASIEVPRVD, from the coding sequence ATGAATGAAAAATCCATTGCCGTGATCATCGTGGCGGCCGGCAAGGGAGAGCGCGCCAACCCGGACACGACGGCAGATCCCAAGCAATATCGCCCGATCGGCGGCGTGCCGGTGCTCAGCCGCACCATTGGCGCCTTCCTGTCCCATCCCCAGGTCACTTCCGTGCTGACCGTCATTCACGCCGACCATGCCGAACGCTTTGCCGCGCTTGGTCTGTCCGATGCGCGGCTGCTGCCGCCCGTCACCGGCGGCAGCGACCGGCAGGCTTCGGTGCTGGCGGGGCTGCAGGCCCTGGCGCCGCAGCGACCCGACCTGGTGCTGATCCAGGACGCGGCACGGCCCTTTGCTTCGCCAGAGGTGATCGACAATGTCATTGCCGCGCTTGAACAGCATGATGGCGCCCTGCCCGTGGCAGCGGTCACCGATACGATCAAGCGCTCGCTCGATGGCCAGCGGGTCGCGACGACCGAGGATCGCAGCCAGCTGTTTGCCGCGCAGACGCCGCAGGGCTTTCGCTTCGGCCAGGTGTTCTCGGCCCATATGCGCGCCTCAACCATCCGCCGGCAGTTCACCGACGATGCCGAGATCGCCGAATGGGCGGGGCTGCGCGTCGCCATGGTTGGCGGGCACCGCGACAATATCAAGATCACCCATCCCGAGGATTTCGCCCGGGCCGAACGCCTGCTGGCTGGAGACGTGACCATGGAAACCCGCATCGGCACCGGCTTTGATGTCCATTCCTTCGAGCCGGGCGACCATGTCTGGCTGGGCGGCGTGCGCATTCCCTATAAATTCAAGCTCAATGGCCATTCCGATTCCGACGTCGCCCTGCATGCGCTGACCGACGCGCTCTATGGCGCCATCGGCGCCGGCGATATCGGCGTGCATTTCCCGCCCAGCGACATGCAGTGGAAAGGCGCCGCCTCTCCCCTCTTTCTCAAGCATGCCGGCGATCTGGTCGCCCAGGCCGGTGGCCGCATCGTCAATCTGGACGTGACAATCGTCTGCGAAGGACCCAAGATTGCCCCGCACGTGCCGGCAATGCGGGGGATCATTGCGCAGACACTGGGCATTGCGCCTGCCCGCATCGCGGTCAAGGCGACGACAAGTGAGAAGCTCGGCTTTACCGGGCGCGAGGAGGGTATTGTGGCCATGGCGAGTGCAAGCATCGAAGTGCCGAGGGTCGATTGA
- a CDS encoding DMT family transporter produces the protein MSAPAPARVEAASLAGMGLGVAAYSLFALHDAMVKAVVFTLPAPQILFFRSMVIITICLAIGRRQVVVDLWRSKNRMLILGRGLMTMSAWVMYYSAGRHLQLAEMTTLYYLAPVLTTVLAVIFLREQLTLARVGGAAIGFFGIIVAANPSGFAIGWPVLMVLAAALCWAVAMILMRTISRSDRTLVQVLAQNGIHFVLMGAISLPFWQAMGPREIALCIAAGLVGGMGQFTLVEAARAVPASVLGTVEYGALMWSFVFGYLFWGEMPAPTVYVGAFFVVAAGLMLALSERRHRREIIDAP, from the coding sequence GTGTCCGCCCCCGCCCCTGCCCGCGTCGAAGCTGCCAGCCTGGCCGGCATGGGTTTGGGTGTCGCCGCCTATTCGCTGTTTGCCCTGCATGACGCCATGGTCAAGGCGGTGGTCTTCACCCTGCCCGCGCCGCAGATTCTGTTTTTCCGCAGCATGGTGATCATCACCATCTGCCTGGCCATCGGCCGCCGCCAGGTCGTGGTCGATCTCTGGCGCTCGAAGAACCGCATGCTGATCCTGGGGCGCGGCCTCATGACCATGTCGGCCTGGGTGATGTATTACAGCGCCGGGCGCCACCTGCAGCTGGCCGAAATGACGACGCTCTATTATCTCGCGCCGGTGCTGACCACGGTGCTGGCGGTGATCTTCCTGCGCGAGCAACTGACGCTGGCGCGGGTCGGGGGCGCGGCGATCGGCTTTTTCGGCATTATCGTGGCCGCCAATCCAAGCGGCTTTGCCATCGGCTGGCCCGTGCTGATGGTGCTGGCCGCGGCGCTGTGCTGGGCAGTGGCCATGATCCTGATGCGCACCATATCGCGCAGCGACCGCACCCTGGTGCAGGTGCTGGCGCAGAACGGCATCCATTTCGTGCTGATGGGGGCAATCTCGCTGCCGTTCTGGCAGGCCATGGGGCCGCGCGAGATCGCCCTCTGCATCGCGGCGGGCCTCGTGGGCGGCATGGGCCAGTTCACCCTGGTCGAAGCGGCCCGTGCCGTGCCGGCCAGCGTGCTGGGCACGGTGGAATATGGCGCGCTGATGTGGAGCTTCGTCTTCGGCTATCTGTTCTGGGGCGAAATGCCGGCACCCACGGTCTATGTGGGCGCCTTCTTCGTGGTGGCCGCCGGGTTGATGCTGGCGCTGAGCGAGCGCCGCCACCGGCGGGAAATCATCGACGCGCCCTAG
- the dusB gene encoding tRNA dihydrouridine synthase DusB: MSEGACKLSIGSHLAHNSAFLAPMAGITDLAFRKQAERHGAGMVVSEMIASNALATGNKEMTRRLGKPARLPHMVQLAGCEAEWMTRGAKLAHDAGADIIDINFGCPSKRVTNGFAGSALMRVPDQAMRLVDAVVAATPLPVTVKMRLGWDDDSLNAADMARRAVDAGVQMISVHGRTRQQIYKGSARWELVRAVVDAVDVPVVVNGDITDLAAAREALLLSGAAAVMLGRGAQGQPWRVGQIGAGLAGQVAAPAPQGAALVALITEHYEDMLGEYGIAVGLRAARKHLGWYAEAAGIALDKPVRTALLNSETPAEVLSMIRSIFADDRKAAA; encoded by the coding sequence GTGTCTGAAGGTGCCTGCAAGTTAAGCATCGGAAGCCATCTGGCGCACAACAGTGCCTTTCTCGCCCCGATGGCCGGCATTACCGACCTGGCCTTCCGCAAGCAGGCCGAACGGCACGGCGCCGGCATGGTGGTGTCCGAGATGATCGCCAGCAACGCCCTGGCGACCGGCAACAAGGAAATGACCCGCCGCCTGGGCAAGCCCGCGCGCCTGCCACACATGGTGCAGCTGGCCGGCTGCGAGGCCGAGTGGATGACCCGTGGCGCCAAGCTGGCGCATGACGCCGGCGCCGACATCATCGATATCAATTTCGGTTGCCCGTCCAAGCGGGTGACCAATGGTTTTGCCGGTTCGGCGCTGATGCGCGTGCCCGACCAGGCCATGCGGCTGGTCGATGCCGTGGTCGCGGCGACGCCGCTGCCGGTGACGGTCAAGATGCGGCTGGGCTGGGACGATGACAGTCTCAATGCCGCCGACATGGCGCGTCGGGCGGTCGATGCCGGCGTGCAGATGATTTCCGTGCACGGCCGCACGCGCCAGCAAATCTACAAGGGCAGCGCCCGCTGGGAGCTGGTGCGGGCCGTGGTCGACGCCGTCGACGTGCCCGTCGTGGTCAATGGCGACATCACCGACCTGGCGGCGGCGCGCGAGGCGCTGCTGCTGTCGGGCGCCGCCGCCGTCATGCTCGGACGCGGGGCCCAGGGCCAGCCCTGGCGGGTCGGCCAGATCGGCGCGGGCCTGGCGGGGCAGGTGGCCGCGCCAGCGCCGCAGGGCGCGGCCCTGGTGGCGCTGATCACAGAGCATTACGAAGACATGCTGGGCGAATATGGCATTGCCGTTGGCCTGCGCGCCGCCCGCAAGCATCTGGGCTGGTATGCCGAGGCTGCCGGCATCGCGCTCGACAAGCCGGTACGCACGGCGCTCCTCAACAGTGAAACCCCGGCCGAGGTGCTGAGCATGATCCGCTCGATCTTTGCCGATGACCGGAAAGCGGCAGCATGA
- a CDS encoding two-component system sensor histidine kinase NtrB — MSVEQAKRGVSEVASSAVLQALPQPIIVCGEDRQIVFVNYAAEAFFGASLSVLVRQKLDDLIAFGSPIISLVETVALRRAPMTEYRVRVGSSRFGDERVADVFASPLSDSDGRIALLIQERTMADKIDRQMVSRGAARSVTGLASMLAHEIKNPLSGIRGAAQLLEQTVTSDEVPLARLIREETDRIVHLIDRVEVFGDERPMEREPINIHVILDRVKLLARNGVARGIAFAEEYDPSLPPVYGNRDQLIQVFLNLVKNASESLDRTQNPEIKFSTAFRPGIRIAVMGVSERISLPLEITIEDNGPGVPPDILPFLFDPFVTTKQNGSGLGLALVAKIVGDHGGVIDCDSRPGRTKFRILLPVASGVFQIPEEEGMAQ, encoded by the coding sequence ATGAGTGTGGAACAGGCCAAGCGCGGCGTGTCGGAAGTGGCCTCGTCGGCCGTGCTGCAGGCGCTGCCGCAGCCGATCATCGTCTGTGGCGAAGACCGCCAGATCGTCTTCGTGAACTATGCAGCCGAGGCGTTTTTCGGCGCCTCGCTGAGCGTGCTGGTGCGCCAGAAGCTCGATGACCTGATCGCCTTTGGCTCCCCCATCATCAGCCTGGTGGAAACCGTGGCTTTGCGGCGCGCGCCGATGACCGAATATCGCGTCCGGGTCGGCTCCTCCCGCTTTGGCGACGAGCGCGTGGCCGATGTCTTCGCCAGCCCACTCTCGGACAGCGATGGCCGTATTGCGCTGCTGATCCAGGAGCGCACCATGGCCGACAAGATCGATCGGCAGATGGTGTCGCGCGGCGCGGCGCGCTCGGTCACGGGCCTGGCCTCCATGCTGGCGCACGAAATCAAGAACCCGCTTTCGGGCATTCGTGGCGCGGCGCAACTGCTGGAACAGACCGTCACCAGCGACGAGGTGCCGCTGGCCCGGCTGATCCGCGAAGAAACCGATCGCATCGTCCACCTGATCGACCGGGTGGAGGTGTTCGGCGACGAGCGCCCGATGGAGCGCGAACCCATCAATATCCACGTCATCCTCGACCGGGTGAAGCTGCTGGCGCGCAATGGCGTCGCCCGCGGCATCGCCTTTGCCGAAGAATATGATCCGTCGCTGCCGCCGGTCTATGGCAACCGCGACCAGCTGATCCAGGTCTTCCTCAACCTGGTCAAGAACGCCTCGGAATCACTGGACCGCACGCAGAACCCCGAGATCAAGTTCTCGACCGCCTTCCGGCCGGGCATCCGCATCGCCGTGATGGGCGTCTCCGAACGCATTTCGCTGCCGCTCGAAATCACCATCGAGGACAATGGTCCGGGCGTGCCGCCCGACATCCTGCCTTTCCTGTTTGATCCCTTCGTCACCACCAAGCAGAACGGCTCGGGCCTGGGCCTGGCTTTGGTGGCCAAGATCGTCGGCGACCATGGCGGCGTCATCGATTGCGACAGCCGGCCGGGCCGCACCAAGTTCCGCATACTCCTTCCCGTTGCGAGCGGGGTCTTTCAAATTCCAGAAGAAGAGGGAATGGCACAATGA